One Isoptericola dokdonensis DS-3 genomic window, CTCGGCGTCGTCTCCGGCCAGCACGGCACGCACGTCGCCGGCATCGCGGCAGGCAACGGTCTGTTCGGCGGGGCCGTGCAGGGTGCCGCACCGGGTGCCCAGATCGTGTCCGCCCGTGCGTGCACATGGAACGGCGGCTGCACGTCCGTCGCGCTCACCGAGGGCATGATCGACCTCGTGGTGGAGCATGACGTCGACGTCGTCAACGTCTCGATCGGCGGCCTCGTGCCCCTCAACGACGGGTCGAGCGCCGTCGCGCGGCTCTACGACGAGCTGGTCGACACCTACGACGTCGACATCGTCGCGTCCGCCGGCAACGACGGTCCCGGTCTCAACACCGTCGCCCCGCCGTCGACCGGTGACTCGGTCATCAGCGTGGCCGCGTCCGTCAGCGACGACACGTGGTTCGCCAACTACGGCGCGCGCGTCCCCACCGACCTCGCCCTGTTCCCGTTCTCGGCGCGCGGGCCCTCGGAGGACGGCTCGCTCAAGCCGACGCTCGCCGCTCCGGGTGCGGCCGTCTCGACCACCCCGACGTGGCTGCCCGGCGCGTCCGTCCCCGAGACGGGCTACGACCTGCCCGCCGGCTACAGCATGCTCAACGGCACGTCGATGGCCGCGCCGCAGGTCGCGGGTGCGGTCGCGGTGCTGCGTTCGGCCGCGCAGGCCCGCGGGCTCGAGGTCTCGGCGGAAGGCATGCGCACCGCGCTCATGGACAGCGCCGACCTGATCGACGACGTCCAGGTGGCCGAGCAGGGTGCCGGTGTCGTCGACGTCGCCGGCGCCTGGCGGCGGATCGTCGTCGACGGCGTCCTGCGACCTGGGCACGCCGAGTACACGGTCTCCGCGCCGGTGTGCAGCGAGCTCTCGGGTGCGCTGACGACCCCCGACCACGGCGTCGGGGTCTACGACCGCTGCCTGCCCGCCGACGGCGGTCTCGCGCCGGGTGAACGCACCACCTACGACGTCGACGTGACCCGCACGACCGGCGCGGCCGGCACGCGGCTCCACCGGCTGACCCTCGTCGGCGACGACCGCACGTTCGACGTGCCGCCGGTGGTGGCCCTGCGGCGGGGCGACACTCGGACCGTGGCCGTGCAGGCGCGGCCCCGCACCGCGGGCCTGCACTCGGCGCTGCTGCGCGTCGACGACCCGCTGACCCCGGGCGTGGACCACGTGGTCCCGCTGACGGTCGTGGCCTCCGAGGTCGCGGCGGCGCCGCGGCGCACGGTGGTCTCGCAGGGCACCGTGCCGCGCGGCAGCGCGACGTCGATGTTCGTCGCGGTGCCCGAGGGTGTGCAGAACCTGCAGGTGTCGCTCACCGGTTCCGGTGGGAAGCCGACCTCCGGCGACGTACGGGTCCGCGCGTTCGACCCCGTGGGCCTGCCGGTCGACGGCCCCGACGCGTGCTACGTGGCCACCGCGACCTGCGACCCCGCCGAGCACTCGTACGAGCGACCTCGGGCGGGCGTCTGGGAGCTCGTGGTCGAGGCGTCCCGCCGGTCCGGGAGGGCCGAGCCGGGGTACCGGGTCGAGGCGGTGCTCCAGGGTGTCACCCTCGAACCCGCGGCGGTCACGCTCGACGGGCTGTCCGTGCACACCCCGGAGCAGGTCACGCTCATGGCGACCAACGACTGGGGAACGCTGGACGTGCGGCCGGCCGAGGGAGCGCTCGGACGTACCGTCGCGCTGTGGTCCACCGTGGCCGACGGCGGGGTGGTGCAGAACCGGGTCGACGTGCCCCGCGACGGCACCCTCGTGGACCTGACCATCACACCGCGCGAGGACGACACCGACCTCGACGTGCTGTTCGTGCACGCCGCCACCGGGCGACTCGTCGCCCGCGGGCAGGAGGTCGGGTCGGTGGCCGAGCGGGTCGTCGTCCGCGACCCGATGCCCGGCTCGTACTACCTCGTGGTCCAGGGGACCTCGTTGCCGGGCGAGACGGCGGCCTTCGACTACGTCGAGAAGATCTACTCCCCGTCGATCGGCGCCGTGACCGCCACGGACACCGGTTCCCGCGAGCTGCGGCCCGGAGCCTCGTGGGGGCTCGACGTCGGCGTCTCGGCGTTCGCCCACCCGTTCGGAGCACGCCCGCTCGTCGGCGCCGTCCCGCTGGTCAACCCGGAGGGTGCCTACGTCGGCAGCGCCGACGTCATCGTGTCGACGGTGACCACACCGCAGGCGACGGTCCTCGACGAGGACCAGCCGTTCGTCGGCACCGACATGAACTCGTCGGGGCTCGTGGTCGGCGACGACCAGATCTCGTCCCGCACCACGCCGGTCACGTGGACCGCCGAGGACGGTACCCGCGCGCTCGACATGGGCGCGGGTCGGACGAGGGGTTCGGCGTACGGCGTGAACGAGGGCGGGGCCGCCGCCGGACAGGTGATGTCCGCCGGCGGGACGATGGCCGCGGTGCTCTGGCGTCCCGACGGCACCCTCGTCGAGCTCGGCGCGCCGGACGGCGCGGACTACCGGGGCTCCTACGCGTACGGGCTGAACGACGCCACGCAGGAGCACGGGGTGCAGGTGGCGGGGATGTCCGTCCGCACCGAGCAGGTGGACGGCGTGAGCCGTCAGGTCACCGACGCCTGGGTGTGGACCGACGGCTCGGGGTTCCGGATCCTGCCGCACCTGACCGGCGACGGGCGGGCGACCACAGCCGTCGCGATCAACGACGCCGGCTGGGTCGTGGGCAGCTCGCTGACGGACGGCGTGCGGCACGCGGTCCGGTGGTCGCCGGACGGCGAGATCGAGGACCTCGGCGTGCTGCCGGGCATGTTCGACTCGTCGGCGCAGGCCGTCAACGCGGCGGGCGACGTCGTCGGGATCTCCGGCGACGACGCGTTCGTGTGGACCGCCGAGGACGGGATGCGACGCCTTCCCGACCTCGGGTTCGACGGCACCGTGACGGCCATCACCGACGAGGGCTGGGTGCTGGGTGACGCGCAGCTCGCACCGGAGGTCGCCACCCCCGTCGTGTGGGACCCGCAGGGCCGCCTGTACGACCTCGGCCGGATGGCTGACGGCTCGGCCGTGCTCCCGGCGCAGTCGTTGGCCATGCACGGGTCGGAGGTCCTCGTGTACGGCTTCCGGCCCTCCGGTTCGGGTGTCGTCCTGCTCGACCTGCCGTCACTGCCGTAACGCGCTGCGGCCACCGCCAGGGCCGAACCGGCCTGCGAGGTGCAGGCAGGGCCGGGGCCGGGAGACGTCGTCTCCCGGCCCCGGCCGCGCGTCCCGCCCGTCCGGCAGGTGGCGCGCAGAACTGGCCGGTCAGGACTCGATCTGCGGCGTCGGCGTGCCCGACTTCAGCGCGGCGAGACGCGCCTCGAGCTCGACGTCCTGCATCGAACCCTCGAGCTCGGCGAACTGCGACTCCAGCGACGACGCCGCGATCTCGGCCTGGCCCATCGCCTGGGCCTCCTCACGACGCACGGCCTCCTCGAAGCGGGACAGCTCGCTCGTGGGGTCCATGACGTTGATCGAGCCGATCGCGCCCTGGACGGCCTGCTGCGCCTGGGCGGCCTTCTGCCGGGCGACGAGCTGGTCGCGCTTGCTCTTCAGCTCGCCGAGGCGGTCCTTCATCTGGCCCAGGCCGGTCTTGAGCTTGTCGACGGTGACGCGCTGCTGCTCGATCATCGGCTGGGCGGCACGCACCTCGCCCTCGGCGTCGAGCTGCTTGCGCAGGGCCACCTTGGCGAGCTGGTCGAACTTGTCGGCGTTGACGGGGTCGCCGCCGGAGCGGTACTCGTCGGCCTTGCGGGACGCGGCCAGCGCCTTGGCGCCCCACTCCTGCACGGACTGGACGTCCTCGTGGTAGTCCTGCTCGGCGAGCCGCAGGTTGCCGATGGTCTGCGCGATGGCCTGCTCGGCCTCGGCGATGTTGTTCGTGTAGTCCCGGATGAGCTGGTCGATCATCTTGGCCGGGTCCTCGGCGCGGTCCAGCAGCGCGTTGATGTTGGCCTTCGCGAGCTGGCTCATACGCCCGAGGATGCTCTGCTTCTGCGTCATGTCGTGCCTTCCTTGGTCCGTGCTGTCACAGGTCTCGACGTCCGAGAGCCCCGGGAGGTTTCAGAACCGGCCGCCGCCGCTGCGACGACCACGCCCGGCACCGCCGCCGCGCCCGCCGCGGGCACGACCGCGCGAGGCACCCATGCCCCGGGCGCCACCGTACCCCCGGGGTGCGGACGGGCGGCGGCCACGCCCGCCGCCCGACAGCACGGAGTCGAGGAGGATGCCGCCGAGCACCATCCCGCCCAGGCCGGGGGACCGTGTCCCGTGCGAGCGGGACGGCCCGGCCTGCCGCGCGGACCACGCCTCGGCGTCGGCGTGCGCGGCCGCCGCGGCGGCGTCCGCGACCCGCTCGGCCTGCTGGGCGGTGCCGAGGGCGGCGTGCGGGTCGGTCTGGCCGGCGGCCTCGCCCGCGAGCCGGGTCGCCTCGGCGAGCAGGCCGCGGGCCTCCGCACCGACGGCGCCGCGCCGGGTCGTGACGAAGTCCTGCGTCGTGCGCAGCCGCACGTCGACCCGACCGAGCACGTCGCGCACGAGCGCCCGGGCGCGGGCGTCGGACTCGGCCTGCTGGCGCAGGGGTGCGAGCGTGGCGTCGAGCGCCGCCTCGGCGATGGCGAGGCGGGACAGGGCCGCGAGCGGGTCGCCGCCGTCGCGGGCGTCCTGCGCCTGGGCCGCGGCCTGGCGCGCCTCGGCGGCCGCGGCCCGCACGACCGGTTCGTCGGGGGCGAGCCGGTCGGCGTCCACGAGGTCCTGCGTGACCGACGCGACGGCCTTGTCCAGGGACGTCGCCGCGTGCGCGAGGTTCCGGTCCGCCGAGTCGACGGCATCGAGCAGCGAGCCCGCCTGGTCGAGCGCGGCCTGCGCGGCCCGCGCCTCGGCGACCGCCACCCCCTTCGTCCGCCGGCCGAGCGCGGCTCGACCCGCCTCCACCGCGGCACGGGCCCCCGCGATCAGCGTCGCCGCCTGGTCGGGGTTGCCCGTGACCGACGCGAGCGCCGTCGCCGGGTACGTGCGGGTGAGCCCGGACAGCACGCTGCGCGTCACCTCGATGCGGGCCTCGAGCTCGTCGGAGCGTGCCGCCGCCTCGTCGAGCACCTGCGGCGCCCGGGACTGCAGGGCCCGCAGGTCGTCGAACGCGCGGGCCTGCGCCTCCAGGGCCGCGGACGCCGCGGCGCAACGCCCGACGACGTCCCGCAGGACCGCGTGCTCGTGCGCCGGATCCACGCCGCCCGGCACGTCGGTGACCGAACCGCGCAGCGCGAACGCCGCCGCGACCTGCTCGCGCGCCGTGTCGAGCACGGCGGCGAAGTCCCGGGTCGCGTCCACGCCGAACTCCGCCTCGGCGAACGCCAGCTCCTGCGCGGACGACCGCACCGCGTCGTCGACCGCGACGAGCGCGCTGCCGGTCCGGCGCCGCAGCTCGTCCAGGTCCAGGCCGGCCAGCGGGTCCACCTGGCGACCCGACCGGCTCCGTGCCGCCTCGGCGCCCCGCGACGTCAGGTCGCGGTCCCGCCGCCGGGACCGGACGACCAGCACCACCACGACGACCAGCACGAGCCCGCCGGCCGCCACCAGCCATCCGAGGGGGAGTCCCGAGGTGTCGGGCTCGTCGACCGTCGTCTGCGCGAGGACCGCGTCCACCGCGGCGACGGTCGCGCCCGCCCAGTCGTCGTCCCGCAGCTCGTCCACCGCGGCGTCACGCACCACGTCGAGCTGGTCGTCGTCGAGCGCGACGTTCTGGTCCACGCTCATCCCGTACAGCCGGTCCTCCGTGGCGACCGCCAGCAGCAGGTCGTCCGGCCCGAGGCGGGCGTTGTTCGCCGTCTGGTCCGCCCAGGCCCGCCCGTCCGTGCCGTCGAACCGCTCCACGTACACGACGAACAGCTGGTACGACGTCTGCTCGGCGAGCTCGTCCAACGACGCCTGCACCTGCTCGAGGCCCGCGTCGTCGAGCACCCCCGCGACGTCCGTCACGTCCCCCTCGAGGTCGCGCAGCGGTGCCTCGGCGTGCGCGGCCGTGCCCGGCAGGCCGAGCAGCAGTGCCAGCAGGAGCACGACGACGGACGGTGCGGCCGGGCGTCGCCGCCCGGTCAGGGGGGACGGCATCACGTGGTGCATCGTCCCGCGCGGCCCGCCGCGTCGCAATCCGGGAGATCCCGGTTTGTCCGTCGCCGACCGGTCCTCCGGGGTGCGGCGGGGAGCCGGGCGACGGCCTCAGTCGAGGCCGTCGGCCTGCCGCTCGTCCACGGTGCGGGCCGCCTCGCGCGCCGCACGCCGGTTCCGCTCCCGGCGGCCCCCCCGCGGGGTGTCGGGGTCCGGCACCGGGTCGCGCAGCATGTCCGAGTCGACGAGCTCGTGCCGCTGCAGGTACGTGTTGCCCACCGCCTGGATGGTCGCCGCGATCGGCAGCGCCAGGAACGCGCCCAGCGCCCCGAACACGGCACCGAACGCCAGCACCGCGACGAAGCTCACCGCCGGGTTCATCTCCAGCGCCCGCGCCGACACCTTCGGGGAGAAGTACAGGTTCTCCAGCTGCTGGTAGGCGATGATGAACGCCAGGACGCCCAGCGCCTGCGGCAGCCCCTGGGACGTCAGGGCCACCGCCACCGGGAGCGCCCCGCCGATGTAGGTGCCGATCGTCGGCACGAACTGCGAGACCACGCCCGTGAACAGCGCCAGCGGCAGCGCGTACGGCGTCCCCATGATGACCAGGAACACGGCGGTGAACGCCGCCGACAGCGCTGCGAGCACGATCCGTGAGCTGATGAAGTCCGACACCTTCACCTGCGTGATCTCCCACAGCCGCAGCACCTCCGTCTGCCGGTCCGGCGTCAACCACCGGCACACCGCCACCCGGAACTGCGGGCCCGCCGCCATGAGGTAGTACGTCACCAGCCCGATCGTCAGCGCCGCGAACACGAACCCGACGATCGTCGCGCCCACCGCGATCGTGCCCGACGCGACGTCCGTCCCGTACTCGTCGAGCAGCTGCGTCAGCAGCTCGTCCGACGGCGGCCACGTGACGTCGAACGTGGACTCCGCCCACTGCCGCACCGACGCGTACAGCGACGGCAGGGACTCCACCAGCTGCACCAGCTGCTGCACGAACAGGTTGCCGAACATCGCCAGCACCACGACGGCCACGATCACCGACCCGAACAGCGCCGTCCCCGCCGCCACACCGCGCCGCCAGCCGTGGCGCACCAGCCACACCACGATCGGCTCCAGGGCGAGGGCCACGAAGAACGAGATCAGCAGGTACACGAAGATGGTGCTCAGCTGGCCCAGCGCCGACCACGTCCACGCCGCGACGAACACCGCCACCGCGCCCATGACGAGCACCCGCGGCACCCAGCGCGGCGGGCGGCTCGAGTCGTGCTGCA contains:
- a CDS encoding S8 family serine peptidase — its product is MTPTHHRVRAGTHRTRSAGRLTAVVLAAALGATAAVPAAATADPDRPAPASHAPLTALDPDVVADITGHDDPYLDTEAPSGFDPVVEGDDAAALDAKLGDADQLALTEAQAAEEDIVTVLLAVEPGTVDEVQEAVARHGGSVGRAEDDLGYVRATVPVDDLPALVAQDDVLAVDLDREVEVPDPAPVDTPAGGAAARAAVTGGPGAPSAKTPTKNPYLPTGETGAADFTRTHRTSDGRGTVIGILDTGVDLAHPALRTTTDGRPKVVGWFTATDPVVDNDATWQRMTTTVTGPSFRYTGTQYTAPAGTYRIAGPLESSSARAEALGDLNRDGDTTDRVAMLYDETTHEVRVDTDADGDFVEETPMLPLDVDGQVGQLGTDDPDTDVVESMPFVVEVREDVDLSPLGGINVGRTADYVNLGVVSGQHGTHVAGIAAGNGLFGGAVQGAAPGAQIVSARACTWNGGCTSVALTEGMIDLVVEHDVDVVNVSIGGLVPLNDGSSAVARLYDELVDTYDVDIVASAGNDGPGLNTVAPPSTGDSVISVAASVSDDTWFANYGARVPTDLALFPFSARGPSEDGSLKPTLAAPGAAVSTTPTWLPGASVPETGYDLPAGYSMLNGTSMAAPQVAGAVAVLRSAAQARGLEVSAEGMRTALMDSADLIDDVQVAEQGAGVVDVAGAWRRIVVDGVLRPGHAEYTVSAPVCSELSGALTTPDHGVGVYDRCLPADGGLAPGERTTYDVDVTRTTGAAGTRLHRLTLVGDDRTFDVPPVVALRRGDTRTVAVQARPRTAGLHSALLRVDDPLTPGVDHVVPLTVVASEVAAAPRRTVVSQGTVPRGSATSMFVAVPEGVQNLQVSLTGSGGKPTSGDVRVRAFDPVGLPVDGPDACYVATATCDPAEHSYERPRAGVWELVVEASRRSGRAEPGYRVEAVLQGVTLEPAAVTLDGLSVHTPEQVTLMATNDWGTLDVRPAEGALGRTVALWSTVADGGVVQNRVDVPRDGTLVDLTITPREDDTDLDVLFVHAATGRLVARGQEVGSVAERVVVRDPMPGSYYLVVQGTSLPGETAAFDYVEKIYSPSIGAVTATDTGSRELRPGASWGLDVGVSAFAHPFGARPLVGAVPLVNPEGAYVGSADVIVSTVTTPQATVLDEDQPFVGTDMNSSGLVVGDDQISSRTTPVTWTAEDGTRALDMGAGRTRGSAYGVNEGGAAAGQVMSAGGTMAAVLWRPDGTLVELGAPDGADYRGSYAYGLNDATQEHGVQVAGMSVRTEQVDGVSRQVTDAWVWTDGSGFRILPHLTGDGRATTAVAINDAGWVVGSSLTDGVRHAVRWSPDGEIEDLGVLPGMFDSSAQAVNAAGDVVGISGDDAFVWTAEDGMRRLPDLGFDGTVTAITDEGWVLGDAQLAPEVATPVVWDPQGRLYDLGRMADGSAVLPAQSLAMHGSEVLVYGFRPSGSGVVLLDLPSLP
- a CDS encoding PspA/IM30 family protein, whose translation is MTQKQSILGRMSQLAKANINALLDRAEDPAKMIDQLIRDYTNNIAEAEQAIAQTIGNLRLAEQDYHEDVQSVQEWGAKALAASRKADEYRSGGDPVNADKFDQLAKVALRKQLDAEGEVRAAQPMIEQQRVTVDKLKTGLGQMKDRLGELKSKRDQLVARQKAAQAQQAVQGAIGSINVMDPTSELSRFEEAVRREEAQAMGQAEIAASSLESQFAELEGSMQDVELEARLAALKSGTPTPQIES
- a CDS encoding TPM domain-containing protein, whose protein sequence is MPSPLTGRRRPAAPSVVVLLLALLLGLPGTAAHAEAPLRDLEGDVTDVAGVLDDAGLEQVQASLDELAEQTSYQLFVVYVERFDGTDGRAWADQTANNARLGPDDLLLAVATEDRLYGMSVDQNVALDDDQLDVVRDAAVDELRDDDWAGATVAAVDAVLAQTTVDEPDTSGLPLGWLVAAGGLVLVVVVVLVVRSRRRDRDLTSRGAEAARSRSGRQVDPLAGLDLDELRRRTGSALVAVDDAVRSSAQELAFAEAEFGVDATRDFAAVLDTAREQVAAAFALRGSVTDVPGGVDPAHEHAVLRDVVGRCAAASAALEAQARAFDDLRALQSRAPQVLDEAAARSDELEARIEVTRSVLSGLTRTYPATALASVTGNPDQAATLIAGARAAVEAGRAALGRRTKGVAVAEARAAQAALDQAGSLLDAVDSADRNLAHAATSLDKAVASVTQDLVDADRLAPDEPVVRAAAAEARQAAAQAQDARDGGDPLAALSRLAIAEAALDATLAPLRQQAESDARARALVRDVLGRVDVRLRTTQDFVTTRRGAVGAEARGLLAEATRLAGEAAGQTDPHAALGTAQQAERVADAAAAAAHADAEAWSARQAGPSRSHGTRSPGLGGMVLGGILLDSVLSGGGRGRRPSAPRGYGGARGMGASRGRARGGRGGGAGRGRRSGGGRF
- a CDS encoding AI-2E family transporter; this translates as MSDDVAPSPDRPLQHDSSRPPRWVPRVLVMGAVAVFVAAWTWSALGQLSTIFVYLLISFFVALALEPIVVWLVRHGWRRGVAAGTALFGSVIVAVVVLAMFGNLFVQQLVQLVESLPSLYASVRQWAESTFDVTWPPSDELLTQLLDEYGTDVASGTIAVGATIVGFVFAALTIGLVTYYLMAAGPQFRVAVCRWLTPDRQTEVLRLWEITQVKVSDFISSRIVLAALSAAFTAVFLVIMGTPYALPLALFTGVVSQFVPTIGTYIGGALPVAVALTSQGLPQALGVLAFIIAYQQLENLYFSPKVSARALEMNPAVSFVAVLAFGAVFGALGAFLALPIAATIQAVGNTYLQRHELVDSDMLRDPVPDPDTPRGGRRERNRRAAREAARTVDERQADGLD